The Triticum aestivum cultivar Chinese Spring chromosome 7B, IWGSC CS RefSeq v2.1, whole genome shotgun sequence genome window below encodes:
- the LOC123155810 gene encoding uncharacterized protein, with the protein MSVDERHAAHGGDRTSVLEIPVVDGVRAEHKEWLKEMRGWLIVLATLAASVTYQAGLNPPGRFWQDDKKHTAGNPVLHDRVVKRYLTFYYFNATAFATSLVIIILLLNERFYKSEAKVAALTLTTMVDLMSLVGAYIAGSTRDMPSSIYIIVLTCFLFVCVIYISRVLPNLCFIVLFMAPLLFKVAKKGWLPVTERMKTRVERAKKREEEEDKAEENTAKRRRNRCRCCACGRAFKYDEDEHDYQPSV; encoded by the coding sequence ATGTCGGTCGACGAACGCCACGCAGCCCACGGCGGCGACAGGACCTCCGTGTTGGAGATACCGGTGGTCGACGGCGTCAGGGCTGAGCACAAGGAGTGGCTCAAGGAGATGCGCGGGTGGCTGATCGTCCTGGCCACCCTGGCGGCGTCGGTGACCTACCAGGCGGGTCTGAACCCTCCCGGCAGGTTCTGGCAGGACGACAAGAAGCACACCGCCGGCAACCCCGTGCTGCACGACCGGGTGGTCAAGAGGTACCTGACCTTCTACTACTTCAACGCGACGGCGTTCGCCACGTCGCTGGTGATCATCATCCTTCTCCTCAACGAGCGGTTCTACAAGTCGGAGGCCAAGGTCGCGGCGCTCACCCTCACCACCATGGTCGACCTCATGAGCCTGGTGGGCGCCTACATCGCCGGGTCCACCCGCGACATGCCTTCCTCTATCTACATCATCGTCCTCACCTGCTTCCTCTTCGTCTGCGTCATCTACATCTCCAGGGTGCTGCCGAACCTGTGCTTCATTGTGCTGTTCATGGCGCCGCTGCTGTTCAAGGTGGCCAAGAAGGGGTGGCTGCCGGTGACGGAGCGCATGAAGACCAGGGTGGAGAGGGCCAAGAAgcgggaagaggaagaggataaAGCAGAAGAAAACACGGCCAAGAGGAGGAGGAACCGGTGCCGGTGCTGCGCGTGCGGCAGGGCCTTCAAGTACGACGAAGATGAACATGATTACCAGCCATCAGTTTAA